The DNA segment AGCTGACACTAATAATGGTGTTAATAAATCAACGACAAAGCAATCAGTTTCTTTGTCTCCCGTTCCCGGCAATAATAGTGCTGGTTTGGTTACTTTCTCTACAGTTGCTTCTACAAATACTTCGTTTTCGGGCAATGACAAAGGCGCTAAATCTGCCTCTGTCCAGTCAATTACTTGGTCGAACTGTTGCAGCAATTCTTCCAGGCGATCGCTTTCCCGGACAATATTCACTCCTACCTCTCGATTAGGATCACCTGGTCGCAGCCGTTTAAATAGCAGTTTGCCAAAAGTTCTGATTGCTGTTAAGGGATTACGAAACTGGTGCAGGAGGTTATCGAGCAAATCTCGCTGTTGTTCTTGGATAATCTGTTGCTGATGTAGCTGATGCTGTAACCAGGCACGACGTTGATCTAGAATACAGGCGATCGCCAGCGTCTGCACTATTTTCTGAATTTCGCTTTGCTCCTTTTCATTCCATGCCCTGTCTTGTCTACCAGTCACCAATAGCCCCATCATCACACCTTCATGAATTAAAGGCAGCACAATTTGGTGGCCAGTCAGCCGATATTCCTCTTTTAAATCAGGTTCTTCAGTATCTGGTTTCGTTGTCTCTTGTGATGAAATTGGTGATCCCGTCCCGCCTGTCAATAACTTACCCTGTTGCTGAGGTAATACCAAAACATCCGCAACCGTGGCTCCAGCCATTTTTTCCCCAGGCTGCAATACTGCTGTCTCCGGGTAAACCACCACAGGAATTAGTTTGGCCTCACCAGCAGGAGCATCTACCAATTCTTGTGTTAAGTAAACAACACTTAAAGATGCTCCCAGTCCTTGGGTTAGCAGTGCTATTTGCTCTCGGCACAGAGCAACAAAATCTGAACTGGCAGACATTAACATTTTTTAGATTTTGCTCAGGATCACAGAAGTTGAGGGAAGATAGAAGAAAGAAGCTTTATTTTTTCTCACTCTTTGAATAAAGCTTAACTAAATCTTTGCAGTAATGGTTTGCACCGGGGGATTATATGCTTTACCAATTTAAAATTTTATTTTTCTGTATCAAAAGTTTAAGAACACTTGATATTTTGAACTAGAACTTATATAATTGCGACGGATTTTGTAGCTATAACTACAATCTATAGCTTGAAAGAGGAGGACAATAAGTTGGCAAGAAGACGTAAGCGGAAAAGTCGTCGTCGCCAAGAAGGGCGACGCATTCTAGAACACGTGCCTCAATATAGCATCGAAAGTGGCGAAGAAAAACCTGTAACAGCAGCGAGAAAATTTATTCAAGCTGAAGGAATCGCGCCACCAGCATTGCTACTTGTAAAGCGAAATGAACACACCACAGACCGTTATTTCTGGGCAGAAAAGGGACTGTTTGGCGCTCAATACGTAGAAGAAAACCATTTCTTGTTTCCCAGCCTGCGGACATTAGAATCTCCAGCAGGTATGGAACCAGTGGCTATGGCTAGCCGCTGAACCATAAATGGTGATCTGAAAGTGACCGAATGTGCCTTCTGACAATCATTTAACTGGTAAAGTTCCTCAGTTTATGCAAAGTTTTCGTTTTTTTTAAGTTTGTGACTGATTTGCCAGTATATCCAGTCCAGTCAATTGGATTTAATTGGAAAAGCAGCTTCTTCTCAAACTACGTTGGTTTGTATGGGTTGATTTCTAGCCGAATGATACAGAGGCTATGGTGTACACACAAGTTCAAAAACCTTTCATTTGGTAGGGTGCGTTATGGAAGTTAGTCCTAACGCACTGAAAATATAGCATGGTGCGTTGCGCTACGTGAAAACATAACCCTACAAAAAAGGATTTGGAGTAATTTAATCATTTGTGTGTACACGGTAGGATGCACAGAGGTGTCAGATAGTACAGAATGCATCAGCAAGTGAGAGTTGAGTTGCGCTCTCCTCTAATGGATTGCCCAAGAGGCTCTGCAAGCAAATATAATCTTTTCCCTACGATGCCATTTCGTAGGGAAAACTTATATAGCCGTCAACTTTGTTTTCCTCCCTAATATAGCTGGGAAGTAGGGAGTAGGGAGTAGGGAGTGGGGAGTGGGTTAAAACCCGAGTGGTGTCTAAGTTTGATTATCCGTTTATGTCTTAACCTCCTTGGCGGTTGCTATATTTATTCAGCAGATTTTAATTGTAAAGCCCTTTGTAACTCCATCAGTTCATCTCTATGGGCAATTATAGTAATTTTACTTGCAGAGCCTAATTCATCCTGGTTTGCTGACTCTATCTGGAACGATACCTTCTCAAGTCTTCCTGACTTTTTCCAATAAAACAGGCCGCTCAAGGGTGACAGGATCACCAATCCCAGAGACAAAGTACCCAAGTTAGGAAAAAGCAGCGATAAAACCAACGCCAGACAGGCCATACCCGCAAATGCTAGCAGTGTTAAAAACACAGCTAAAAACACGCTAGGTTGAACAAAACCTTCAAACGTGACTTGATTTTTTTCTCGGTCTATTGCTGCTACTTGGTAAGAACGGGAGCGAAAATACTCCTTAACTTTCGGCATTAAAGCATCTTCATCTTGTTCCGACACAAGTTGTGCTTTTGTTATGCGGTCTTTGGTAGAAGCCCGAATAAAGAAAAACAGCCCAACTGATAACAACAAGGTCAGCAGCAACGTAGATGGCACAATTGCAGTATCCATAACTAAATTATTATTGTTGTTTTCATGGGAGTAGACCTATTTATGATCAATTATTCATTAATTTGTTCTCTCCTTGATGTAATCTTGCCAAAGTTGTGCCAAATGTTGTGATCGTTCTTGCCATTCTGAAGAAACTTGGTACATCCGCCTGGGGCGACCTCGCCCTTCGAGTTTCTTCCAATACCCAGTAATCGCCCTTTCGTCTTCGAGAAATTTGATCGCACTATAAAGTACGGTATCAGAAAGCCGATAAGTAGGGTATTCAGTTTCCAGTCGCTGGATCAACTCAGTTCCGTAGGATTCACCTTGTAATAATATATACAAAATGTAACAAATTGCTAGTTCCTGACAGAGATAAGTTGGCGGAGGATTCTCAAAGAATTGATATATATCCTCAAGTTTCATGGTTTAGTGAATGGCTAAAAAATGCCTGGTAATAGTGGTATCTACAATCCTGCTACACAGTATATAGTGCTACTAGAAAATAAGCAGTTATATCTGGCTACTTTGACAGGGTTTTCCAAGGCTAAACATTACGACAATTACCCACACGACTATAGTCGCGGGAGAGATGTGCAAGTTTTAGGAACGCAAAAAACTACGTTCCTACCCAAGTTATAGGTGTTGTGGAGAGGAGCAATTAAAGCGATCGCCTGGGCAGCTTCCAGGTGTCAAGTGATGCCAAACTGGTTAAAACTGCCTAAGCATAAAATGCCATCGAAGAAATTTTACAAGCAAAATGCCGTTTTGTCTGCAAAAGTTAATAAACACTTTGTTTTACGGTGAATATCCCAGTACAAAACCTCAAAAAATCAGCCCTGTGAAATATCGGGATGAAAACCTATATGCTTGTAGACACAATCGAATCATCATTCAACACTGATTCTCTGGACTTGAGATATTCATATCTCATCTGGTAAGTGTGATATTAAATTTAACAAGTCCTTACCACATTGGTGATCAGTATGTCAGAAAACCCCGACACCCCATCGTCTTCGTCTAACCTCCGCGCGATCGCCCAAACCTTTCGCCTCACAGGTTGGATTAGCTTTTGGATTCAGCTAGTACTAGGCGTTGTTTCCGCCATTATTGTGCTGCTATTTGCGATATTTAGTCAGCAACGAAATGCCACAGGCAATAATCCTGGGACTGGGTTTGGCGTATTTTTAGCAGTTTGCGGAATTGTTATTTTAGCTGGTGGCATTTATATAGCTTTTCGCTATACCAGAATAGGTAATCAATTGCAATCCTCAAATCCCAGTAACCGCCCTCGCAAAAGTGAGACGCTGCAAGTATTACGCCTGGGACTGTGGATTAATTTAGTGGGAATGCTAGTGACATTATTGGGTTCACAAGCGATCGTGGGGACATTGGTAGCCCGGTCGATATCTCCCCAAGCCGCAACTACTCAATTATTTGACCCTACGCGGATTATTAGCGGTCTAGATATGCTGGTAGTCCAGGCAAACATCAACACCGTCTCAGCCCACTTTGCAGGGCTTGCAGTGTCGATTTGGCTGCTTAATCGCATTACCCGAATGTAAAAGGTTTAGTCCAAATCAGAATTAATATAGAATTTTCTAGCTTGAGCAAGATTAGTAAAGCGAAATTATTGGATTGGCAATTCCTGCCCTCCCAAGCCAAAATCAGGATATGCTGATGTTTTGGCAAGAAGACCCTAGGCAAAAAACCGAGAAAAATCTGTGCTGGATATTAAGCAAATACGGGAAAATCCCCAACTAATCCAAGAACGTTTGAACAGTCGTAGTGGTAAATACGACATCGAACCGATTTTACAGTTAGACAAGCAACAACGGGAACTGGAGGGGACACGCAGTCAACTTCAAGCCCGCAGTAACGAAATTGGTAAGCTTGTAGGACAGAAGATTAAATCTGGTACTGACCCTAAATCTCCAGAAATTCAAGCCTTGCGGGACGAAGGGAACTCGGTTAAAGCCCAATTAAGTGAACTGGAACCCCAAGAAAAAGCCCTCAAAGCCGAAATTGAGCAACTGGTGTTAGCACTCCCTAATTTACCCAGTGAGTTCACGCCTTTTGGCACAAGTGAAGATGATAATCAAGAGGTGCGGCGCTGGGGTGATGAATATCTACCTGAAAACCCGAAGATTATTCCCCATTGGGAAATCGGCGAAAAAATGGGTATTCTCAACTTTGAGCGAGCTGTGAAAGTTGCCCAAAGTCGCTTTGTAACTCTGGTTGGTGCAGGTGCGGCTTTAGAAAGGGCATTAATTCAGTTTATGCTGAAGACGCAAACAGAAGCCGGCTATGTAGAAGTTAGTCCGCCGTTGTTAGTCAATACTGATGCTTTAACCGGAACCGGTCAATTACCAAAGTTTGCGGAAGAAAGTTTTAAATGTGCTGATGATGAATTGTGGTTGATACCCACAGCAGAAGTTCCCGTTACCAACCTTTACCGGGGAGAAATTTTAGCTGCGGAAGAATTACCAATTTATCACTGTGCTTATACTCCCTGTTTTCGTCGAGAAGCGGGAAGTTATGGACGAGATATGCGGGGTTTAATTCGTCTGCATCAATTCAATAAAGTTGAGTTAGTAAAAGTTGTTCATCCCAGTTCTTCTTTTGATGAATTAGAAAAACTGGTAGTCAATGCGGAAGCAATTTTACAAGCTTTAAAGTTACCTTATCGGGTAATTAATTTATGTACTGCTGATTTAGGTTTTGGGGCTACTAAAACCTATGATTTAGAGGTATGGTTGCCTTCTTCTGGGAAGTATCGAGAAATTTCCAGTTGTTCTAATTGTGTAGATTTCCAAGCAAGAAGGGCAGATATTCGCTTTAAGGAAGCTGGTAAGAAAGGGACACAGTTTGTCCATACCTTAAACGGTTCTGGTTTAGCTGTGGGCAGAACTATGGCAGCTATTTTGGAGAATTATCAACAGCCTGATGGGACGATTAAAGTACCGGAAGCGTTGCAGCCT comes from the Nodularia sp. NIES-3585 genome and includes:
- a CDS encoding PadR family transcriptional regulator, which translates into the protein MKLEDIYQFFENPPPTYLCQELAICYILYILLQGESYGTELIQRLETEYPTYRLSDTVLYSAIKFLEDERAITGYWKKLEGRGRPRRMYQVSSEWQERSQHLAQLWQDYIKERTN
- a CDS encoding ATP-binding protein, which codes for MLMSASSDFVALCREQIALLTQGLGASLSVVYLTQELVDAPAGEAKLIPVVVYPETAVLQPGEKMAGATVADVLVLPQQQGKLLTGGTGSPISSQETTKPDTEEPDLKEEYRLTGHQIVLPLIHEGVMMGLLVTGRQDRAWNEKEQSEIQKIVQTLAIACILDQRRAWLQHQLHQQQIIQEQQRDLLDNLLHQFRNPLTAIRTFGKLLFKRLRPGDPNREVGVNIVRESDRLEELLQQFDQVIDWTEADLAPLSLPENEVFVEATVEKVTKPALLLPGTGDKETDCFVVDLLTPLLVSAQAIAQERHLQLKTEIPGNLPLVKVNVKALQEVFSNIIDNALKYTPPGGKIAIQVGQEKANFQGIAISNTGSGIPPEDLAHLGERHYRGVQAQTEIPGSGLGLAIAKQLIQQMQGEIEIFSPAIDSAMTSPDAPGNTFMIWLPMEEAGEQGGV
- a CDS encoding cofactor assembly of complex C subunit B; amino-acid sequence: MDTAIVPSTLLLTLLLSVGLFFFIRASTKDRITKAQLVSEQDEDALMPKVKEYFRSRSYQVAAIDREKNQVTFEGFVQPSVFLAVFLTLLAFAGMACLALVLSLLFPNLGTLSLGLVILSPLSGLFYWKKSGRLEKVSFQIESANQDELGSASKITIIAHRDELMELQRALQLKSAE
- the serS gene encoding serine--tRNA ligase; the protein is MLDIKQIRENPQLIQERLNSRSGKYDIEPILQLDKQQRELEGTRSQLQARSNEIGKLVGQKIKSGTDPKSPEIQALRDEGNSVKAQLSELEPQEKALKAEIEQLVLALPNLPSEFTPFGTSEDDNQEVRRWGDEYLPENPKIIPHWEIGEKMGILNFERAVKVAQSRFVTLVGAGAALERALIQFMLKTQTEAGYVEVSPPLLVNTDALTGTGQLPKFAEESFKCADDELWLIPTAEVPVTNLYRGEILAAEELPIYHCAYTPCFRREAGSYGRDMRGLIRLHQFNKVELVKVVHPSSSFDELEKLVVNAEAILQALKLPYRVINLCTADLGFGATKTYDLEVWLPSSGKYREISSCSNCVDFQARRADIRFKEAGKKGTQFVHTLNGSGLAVGRTMAAILENYQQPDGTIKVPEALQPFLGREVL
- a CDS encoding DUF3611 family protein, which gives rise to MSENPDTPSSSSNLRAIAQTFRLTGWISFWIQLVLGVVSAIIVLLFAIFSQQRNATGNNPGTGFGVFLAVCGIVILAGGIYIAFRYTRIGNQLQSSNPSNRPRKSETLQVLRLGLWINLVGMLVTLLGSQAIVGTLVARSISPQAATTQLFDPTRIISGLDMLVVQANINTVSAHFAGLAVSIWLLNRITRM
- a CDS encoding DUF3155 domain-containing protein, giving the protein MARRRKRKSRRRQEGRRILEHVPQYSIESGEEKPVTAARKFIQAEGIAPPALLLVKRNEHTTDRYFWAEKGLFGAQYVEENHFLFPSLRTLESPAGMEPVAMASR